The Chthoniobacterales bacterium genomic interval CCTGCTCAGCCACGTCATCGCGGCCGAGACGAAGCGCTACTTCGCCGAGAACAAGAGCTAGGCTGCGAGCCGCTGGCCCGCTCGCAATCCTGCGGCGTAGGCCTCGAACACGAGCCGGATCTCGTCGCGCACCCGCCGGAACACCGCGAGGACTTCCTCCTCGCTGCCGGTCGCGTGCGCGGGATCCTCAAAGCCCCAATGGTGGCGCGTGACCTGCCCCGGGAACATCGGGCAGGCCTGGTCGGCATTCCCGCAAACCGTGATCACGGTATCCACCGGTCCCGCGAGGAAATCGTTCATCGACTTGGACGAGTGCTCCGAGATGTCGATGCCGATCTCGCGCATGACCTCGATGGCCTTGGGATGCACGTAGCCCGCCGGACGCGAGCCCGCACTACGCACCTCGAGAAGGTCGCCTGCGGCGGCGCGAAGGATGCCCTCGGCAAGATGACTGCGGCAGGAATTTCCGGTGCAAAGGATAAGGACGGTGGGTTTCATGAAAGAGCGGGACGTTGCTGATACCAGCCCCGACTCTGCACGCAGGCGCGGCAGACCGAGAGCATGACGGGGACCTCGACCAGCACGCCGACGACGGTCGCGAGCGCGGCCGGGCTGGTGGGGCCGAAAAGCGTGATCGCCACGGCCACGGCGAGTTCGAAGAAGTTACTGGCGCCGATGAGCGCGCCGGGCGTGGCGACATTATGGCGGACGCCGAAGAGCCGCATGAGGCCGTAGGTGAGGCCGGAGTTGAAGTAAACCTGGATGATGATGGGGATGGCCAGCAGCAGCACCGCGGTCCAGTTGACGAGGATGTTCTCCGCCTGGAACGCGAAGATGAGCGTGAGGATTGCGAGTAACGAAAGAATGGCGACGGGACGGAAGCGCGGGAGGAATTCCCCGTCGAACCACGCCGCACCCCGGGCCCGCACCAAAAGAACGCGGGTGACCCAGCCGGCGACGAGCGGGATGACGATGAAGACGACGACCGAGGTCACCAGGATTTGCGCGGGAATGTGGACCCCGCTCACGCCGGCGAGCAGCATGACGATGGGGGCGAAGGCGAAGACCATGATCAGGTCGTTGATGGCGACCTGGGCGAGGGTGTAGGCGCCGTCGCCATCGGTGAGGTAGCTCCAGACGAAGACCATCGCGGTGCAGGGGGCGGCGGCCAGGATGATGAGGCCCGCGCTGTAGTTCCGCGCCGTCTCCGGATCGATCCAGCCCAGGCCCACGAACACCTTTTGGACGAAGAACCAGCCGAGCAGCGCCATGCTGAGCGGCTTCACGATCCAGTTGACGAAGAGCGTGACGAACAGGCCCCGTGGCTTTTGAAAGACCGCGCCGAGTCCGGCGAAGTCGATCTTGAGCATCATCGGGTAGATCATCAGCCAGATGAGCACGGCGATGGCCGCGTTCACCTGCGATCCGGCGCCCAGTTCCCAGCGGCTAATCGCCGCGATCCGCGCAGGAAACGCGCGGCCCAGTAAAAGCCCGCATCCCATGCAGACGAGCACCCAGAGCGAAAGGTAGCGCTCGAAAAAGTCGAGTCGTTTGGCGCTCATGTCAGCAGCAACCGGTTCCCCCGCAGCAGGACTCCACCTCGGCTGCCGCCGGAATGCAGACATCCTTGGCGAGACAATCCGCATGCTTGGCCGCGAGTTGGAACACGAGGCGACCGCCCTCGGTCTTCACGTCCTCGACCGGATATTGCGACAACACGCCGCGCTCGTGCTCGATCTCGACCTCGGGATCCTCTCTATCGAACAACGGGGCCGCGAGATCGAGAATCCGAGCCAGTTTCGCCGGCGAGAAGCGATGGTCGACGTCCTCGTCGACCCACGTCTGGAGATTCGTCGTCACCCAGCTGCGCAGCGTGCCGCCGCAGTCGAGGAAGCGCTTTTCCACACGACCGACTTCGGTGATATGGGCGTGGGCCGGGATGGCGCTTCCATCCGGCAGCAGAAAGACGAGTCCCGCGTCGGGATGGGCTTCGAGGTGAGTCTTGAAGGTCGAGGTTTTCATAAAAACTTTTCGGAGTCGAAGGTCAGCAGCATTTCGCGTCGAGGGCTTCAGCGACCCAGCCCGAGTCCTTGCGAATCCCTTTCAAGCGCTGGAGGTCGGCGCGAAGGCGGGCATTCGTCGTCCCGCATTCCTGCAGGCATTCGAGCTGCGCCGAGAGTTCGGCGGATCGCCGGACGGGCAGCGAATAAATCATCCAGTTCGCATGGCGCGTGGCCTCGACCATTCCGTGCTTTCGAAGATAGGCGAGCTGCTGCGAGACCTTGACCTGCGGCACCTCGAGCAGGCCCTGAAAATGGCAAACGCAGAGCGGCCCTTGCACGAGCAGATGAATGATCCGCAGCCGCGTCTCCTCACTCAGGCACAGGTAAATGTCAGCAAGCTCCACATCTCGACCCTAGGGAGAAGAGAATATTAAGCAAGCTATATATACAGATTTCCTTATATACCTGCAGAACGCTCGAATGAGCTGGTCGCTGCCCGAAGGGCATCCAACCGCGCGGCGGCTTCGCCCGAGCGAATCGCTTCGCGAGCCCGCTTGAGTCCATCCGTGATCCCTGTCGCGAGGCCCGCCACAACCAGCGCCCCGGCGGCATTCCAGGCGACCATGTCGGTGATCCCCGTGGGGCCGCGGCCGCGCAGCAGAGCCTCGAGGACCAGGGCATTATGCGCCGCGTCTCCTCCGACCAGATCGGCCAGCTCCGGCGCGGGAATACCCTGCTCGACCGCATCGACGCAAAACCGCCGCATCGTTCCGTCCTCCATCGCGCACACGTCGGTCGGCCCCAGCGTCGACATCTCGTCGAGTCCGCCCTGTGGCGTGCGCCCATGCACCGCCCACGCCCGCGTGCGCCCGAGCTCGGCAAACACCGCGCCGTAAAGATCCACCATTGCGGGATCGAACACCCCGGCGAGCTGGAAGGCGGGATTGGCGGGATTCAGCAACGGCCCGAGTTTGTTGAAAACCGAGGTCTCCCCGCAGCCAGCGAGAAATTTCCGAACCGGCGCGATGACCTTGAAGGCCGGATGGTAAACCGGCGCGAAGAGAAAGACGCAGCCGACGTCCGCCAGCACGGCCGCCGCGCGCGCCGGCTCCAGATCGATGCGCACACCGAGCGCCTCGAGCACATCGGCGCCACCGCTCTTCGACGTGACGCCGCGATTGCCGTGCTTTGCGACGCGCGCACCGCAGGCGGCCACGACGAACATCACCGCGGTGGAAATATTGAAGAGGCCCTGTTTGTCGCCGCCGGTGCCGCACACATCGATTACCGGAGGGCCGGCCTTCGCGATTTCGAGGGGTTGCGCATGCGCGAGCAACGTGCGCACGAAGCACGCGATCTCGGCCGGCGTCTCGCCCTTCGCGGAAAGCGCGCGCAGCAGGCCGGCCCGGTCCTCCACCGATTGCGTCTCATCCAGGAGGAGTGCGCAAAACGAGGCGACGTCCGGAGCAGAGAGATCGATGCCGGCGCGGAGTTGATCGAGAAGGGCGTTCACAGCGGGAGATTAAATCAGCACGACCACGACGGCCGCAAACAACAACACCGCTCCCGCCAGCCGTCGGCGCATCACCTCCGCGGAGTCGTGGGCCTCGTCCCCGCTCCAGATTCGCGCGACCAGCCACGCGAACACGACGCTCCATACCGCGCGCGAGCTGTAGACGATATTCACCGCCGTCGCACTCTCGTGCAGCCCGAGCGCGACAGCCATCCCGAGCGCCTGCACGCCCAGCACGGTGGAGCCGATCAAAAGCGGAGCCCACGCCGCCCCTGGCAACGTGAAGATCCGCCTCCCC includes:
- a CDS encoding arsenate reductase ArsC is translated as MKPTVLILCTGNSCRSHLAEGILRAAAGDLLEVRSAGSRPAGYVHPKAIEVMREIGIDISEHSSKSMNDFLAGPVDTVITVCGNADQACPMFPGQVTRHHWGFEDPAHATGSEEEVLAVFRRVRDEIRLVFEAYAAGLRAGQRLAA
- the arsB gene encoding ACR3 family arsenite efflux transporter yields the protein MSAKRLDFFERYLSLWVLVCMGCGLLLGRAFPARIAAISRWELGAGSQVNAAIAVLIWLMIYPMMLKIDFAGLGAVFQKPRGLFVTLFVNWIVKPLSMALLGWFFVQKVFVGLGWIDPETARNYSAGLIILAAAPCTAMVFVWSYLTDGDGAYTLAQVAINDLIMVFAFAPIVMLLAGVSGVHIPAQILVTSVVVFIVIPLVAGWVTRVLLVRARGAAWFDGEFLPRFRPVAILSLLAILTLIFAFQAENILVNWTAVLLLAIPIIIQVYFNSGLTYGLMRLFGVRHNVATPGALIGASNFFELAVAVAITLFGPTSPAALATVVGVLVEVPVMLSVCRACVQSRGWYQQRPALS
- a CDS encoding DUF6428 family protein translates to MKTSTFKTHLEAHPDAGLVFLLPDGSAIPAHAHITEVGRVEKRFLDCGGTLRSWVTTNLQTWVDEDVDHRFSPAKLARILDLAAPLFDREDPEVEIEHERGVLSQYPVEDVKTEGGRLVFQLAAKHADCLAKDVCIPAAAEVESCCGGTGCC
- a CDS encoding metalloregulator ArsR/SmtB family transcription factor — protein: MELADIYLCLSEETRLRIIHLLVQGPLCVCHFQGLLEVPQVKVSQQLAYLRKHGMVEATRHANWMIYSLPVRRSAELSAQLECLQECGTTNARLRADLQRLKGIRKDSGWVAEALDAKCC
- the trpD gene encoding anthranilate phosphoribosyltransferase, with the protein product MNALLDQLRAGIDLSAPDVASFCALLLDETQSVEDRAGLLRALSAKGETPAEIACFVRTLLAHAQPLEIAKAGPPVIDVCGTGGDKQGLFNISTAVMFVVAACGARVAKHGNRGVTSKSGGADVLEALGVRIDLEPARAAAVLADVGCVFLFAPVYHPAFKVIAPVRKFLAGCGETSVFNKLGPLLNPANPAFQLAGVFDPAMVDLYGAVFAELGRTRAWAVHGRTPQGGLDEMSTLGPTDVCAMEDGTMRRFCVDAVEQGIPAPELADLVGGDAAHNALVLEALLRGRGPTGITDMVAWNAAGALVVAGLATGITDGLKRAREAIRSGEAAARLDALRAATSSFERSAGI